ACGAGCGGGGTGAGCGTTTCGATAGCGCCAAAGATAAGGCCCGTGCGCAAGGCTTCGGAAAATTTAGGTTTATGGAGGGTCGCGCCCTTACCGATAGAAGCCGCGAAGGCGTCCATGGACATGCCGAAGGCAAGAAGAATGGTAGCGGAAATATTCATTAGAGCGTCCTGACCGGGGATAATCCATATGACACATCGCTACCCCCAGTAAGCATACGCAGCTCATCCTGATGATGAAGTGCTGCGTACAGCAGTGATGTGTCTATGGTCTCGCCTGATTGAATACTTTCTTCAACCCGTACGTGCCACGTTTTGCAACGAGTATGTTGACACGTACATTTCCTGACTGGCAGGAAATCGGCTACTCCCCAACGACGGGCGCAACCTTAACATAATTTTAGAATATAAAACAATAACAGAGTTAGGTTATTTTGATAACTAAATGATAACGATTTTCATTTTAATTTAGGAGTGAATGATTCGTTAATAAATATGAGGATATTAGACGGATGAAATATAGCACTGGCTATACATCATCCGTTGGGAAATTGTGAGATATAGCGTGAACTATATTTCTAAATCATTGAGTTGAAACGAGAAGTTTGTATATCTTCTCCAGATCGTCGATATTGCGCACACGAATAAGTAAACGGCGTTGCTCTAATTGCATCACCAGCACGCCATCTTCCGATAAATTCATCTCTTTAATTCGCTTATATTCAATCCAGATATTGGCGAAGAAAAAACCACTCTTTTTGAAGATGATCTTCGGAGTGCGGATCCAGAACAAATATAGCCCCATTAGTGCCAGGGCAGATAATAACCAGGTGGTGATAAGTTCGCCCTGGTTGGCCATATTGTTGTAAATCAGTATCCCGATAAGGCCGACGAAGATAATGCCATCAACACGACTGCGGCGGAGCAGGGGGATAGCCAGCAGACTTGGGCCGTTAAGACGCGGCATAATGAACTGGTCGTAAACCGCAAAGGCGAGCAGAACGAGAATAAACAGGATTAACACCAGGTCCGTGATTGTCATCCATCCTCCAAATAAAAAAGCCGGGGGCAAGCCCCCGGCGCACAACACAATAATTACAGGCCCAGCAGGCCGACAGCGTAGCCCGCGATACCGATGACGAAGAAGCCAACGATGATCCACAGGGCGTTTACTTTCTTACGCAGCAGCCACATACAAGCGAAGGTCAGCAGCAGCGGCACCAGGCCCGGCATCAACTGGTCAAGGATGGTCTGCACGGTAGTGACGCGAGTCTGACCATCCTGACCAGTGATGGTAGAAACCACCAGCGGGATGTTCACGTGCGTCCACTTGTTAACCAGCGCTCCCATAACAAACAGGCCGAGGATTGACGCCCCCTCTGTCAGTTTCTGCAGGAAGCCGCCGCCCATATCTTTAACGATGTCGATACCTTTACGGTAACCGTACGCTACGCCGTAATAACGGGTCAGCAGGCGTACTGCGTTAAACAGGATAAAGAACAGCAGAGGACCAAGCAGGCTGCCGCTCATCGCGATACCTGCACCCAGCGCGGCGAATACCGGACGAACGGTACCCCAGAAGATTGGGTCGCCTACGCCCGCCAGCGGACCCATCAGACCGACTTTGATACCGTTGATGGCACCATCGTCGATTTCTGCGCCGTTAGCACGTTGCTCTTCCATCGCCAGCGTTACGCCAAGAACCGGCGCCGCTACGTATGGGTGAGTGTTAAAGAACTCAAGGTGACGTTTAATCGCCTGTTTACGCGCATCGTTGTTCTCAGGATACAGGCGACGAATTGCCGGTACCATAGAGAAGCAGAAGCCCAGCGCCTGCATACGTTCGAAGTTCCATGAACCCTGGAACAGGTTAGAACGAATGAACACGCCACGAATATCACTCTGAGTGAGTTTTTTCTCGGTGGTATTTTTAGTCATATCAACCATTTCGCTCACCTGTTAGTCCAGTTCGTTATCGAGATCGTTATTACCAGCTGCCTGCGCTGGCGCACCCGCTACGCGGTTATATTTCGGGCTCAGCTGGATGTAGAGGACAGCCATTACTGTACCAATCACGCCCAGAGCAACCAGGTTGAAATCAGTGAATGCAGCGGTAACGAAGCCCAGGTAGAAGAACGGCATCAGGTAGCCTGCGCGCATCATGTTGATGACCATCGCGTAACCGACTACCACGATCATGCCACCTGCGATGTTCAGACCGCCGGTTACCACTTCAGGAATGGCGTTCAGCAGACCCTGTACTTCGCTGGTGCCGACGGAGATCGCCACGATAACCGCCGGGATAGCGATACGCATGGCCTGCAGGAACAGAGACGAAACGTGAAGCCAGGAAATGGCCGTCAGGTTTCCGCTCTCTGCGGCTTTATCCGCAGCGTGCTGGAAAGCAACTGTGATGGTACGAACGATAATGGTCAGAACCTGGCCTGCTGCCGCCAGTGGGATGGCCAACGCGATACCAGCGCCAATGCTCTGGTGGCCTGCGATAACCAGAACGGTTGAGATGATTGACGCTAAAGCGGCATCAGGCGCAACGGCGGCACCGATGTTCATCCAGCCCAAAGCGATCATTTCCAGGGTACCACCGATGATGATACCGGTTTTCATATCACCGAGAACGGCGCCAATCAGCGTACAGGCCACCAGCGGACGGTGGAACTGAAATTCATCAAGTACCGACTCCATACCCGCAATACACGCGACGATGAACACCAGCACAATCTGAAGAAGGGTAATCTCCATTGTACTTCTCCTGTTGATTAAGTCTTAAGTTGAAAATTGGGTTGCGACCCGCGAGGCTACTTATTCACCTTGCCGATCAGATCCATCATTTTCAGTTTCTGGTCTGTGGAAACTTTGCGGGCTTCCAGTTCGATACCGCGAGCATTCAGTTTTTTGAACGCTTCAATATCTTTCTCATCGACCGAAATAGCGTTGTTCACCTGCGTTTTTCCCTGACGGAAAGCCATACCGCCGATGTTGACAGTGGTGATGTTCACCCCACCTTCAACAACGCGCTCAACGTCAGTTGGGTTAGTAAACAGCAGCATGATGCGCTCGCCTGCGTATTTCGGGTTGTTATAGACGCGAATCATCTTCGCGACGTCTACAACGTGGGCGGTAACGCCCGGAGGAGCAACCTGAGTTAGCAGCGTTTTACGCACGGTGTCTGCCGCCACTTCGTCGCTAACGACGATAATGCGGGTAACGTTAGTTT
This Klebsiella sp. RHBSTW-00484 DNA region includes the following protein-coding sequences:
- a CDS encoding DUF986 family protein, whose product is MTITDLVLILFILVLLAFAVYDQFIMPRLNGPSLLAIPLLRRSRVDGIIFVGLIGILIYNNMANQGELITTWLLSALALMGLYLFWIRTPKIIFKKSGFFFANIWIEYKRIKEMNLSEDGVLVMQLEQRRLLIRVRNIDDLEKIYKLLVSTQ
- a CDS encoding PTS mannose transporter subunit IID, which codes for MVDMTKNTTEKKLTQSDIRGVFIRSNLFQGSWNFERMQALGFCFSMVPAIRRLYPENNDARKQAIKRHLEFFNTHPYVAAPVLGVTLAMEEQRANGAEIDDGAINGIKVGLMGPLAGVGDPIFWGTVRPVFAALGAGIAMSGSLLGPLLFFILFNAVRLLTRYYGVAYGYRKGIDIVKDMGGGFLQKLTEGASILGLFVMGALVNKWTHVNIPLVVSTITGQDGQTRVTTVQTILDQLMPGLVPLLLTFACMWLLRKKVNALWIIVGFFVIGIAGYAVGLLGL
- a CDS encoding PTS mannose/fructose/sorbose transporter subunit IIC, encoding MEITLLQIVLVFIVACIAGMESVLDEFQFHRPLVACTLIGAVLGDMKTGIIIGGTLEMIALGWMNIGAAVAPDAALASIISTVLVIAGHQSIGAGIALAIPLAAAGQVLTIIVRTITVAFQHAADKAAESGNLTAISWLHVSSLFLQAMRIAIPAVIVAISVGTSEVQGLLNAIPEVVTGGLNIAGGMIVVVGYAMVINMMRAGYLMPFFYLGFVTAAFTDFNLVALGVIGTVMAVLYIQLSPKYNRVAGAPAQAAGNNDLDNELD